The Coccidioides posadasii str. Silveira chromosome 2, complete sequence genomic interval TGCCGGTCACGTCGGCTGCCCGGTCGACGTAAGACTCGACTTCTCCTCGCAAGACTTCAAGGCCACCCTTGATGGCATCAAGGACCTGCTCCGTATCTCTGCCGTTGGCAGCAGAGTATTCCTTGAATTCATCTTTGATCTCAGCAACAACTTCATGGAAATGATCCATTACTTGACCGCCGAAGGTGTCACTGAGAGAGTTGGAGGCGTCTTGAAAGCCAGCTCGAACAGCCTCGAAAACTTCTTCACTTTTGATTTCCGGCTCCTTAGGCGCTGGCTCGTGGTTTTCGAATCCTTCCCTAACAGCGCTCAAGACATCATCACGAGATAGAGCTTCTCTTTCGAAAACTGCCGGAGGAATTGGCCACTCAAAGCTCTCCAAGCATTCGCGCACTGCGTTTACGAGATCATCCCGAATTGAGGAGACGTCTGGTTCAACACGTGGGGGATTGAAGCTTTGTAGTCCTTGAGTGATCGCGTCAACAACTTGCTCGTAGGTTGCTCCTGGCTCGATGTCATCCTTCTTCGGTTGATATTCCTTCAGCCCTTCTGCCAAACACTCCAGAATTTCTTCTCGTTCAAGGCCAAAATTTTGAAGTTCAATTTCCGGCTTGTAAGTTTCCCATGCTTCTCGCACGGCTTCAAGGATTTCTTCCCTCTCAATTCCAGGCTTTGCCGGTTGCGGAGGGGGCTGATTAGCTAGGGGACTTTCTTCCAGAGCCTTCTGCAATGTCAAATAGATCTCTTCGCTGTCCAGATTGCAGCGCACTGGGGGCGGCGCTGCTTGACTCTGGCTTTCGTGAATCAATCGTTCCATTTGCTGTCGTAATTCAACTAGTCCGCCCTCAACGAtttgttgaatttcttcttgGCTTGGAGGGATAGGTTTATTTTCGTCCGAACCTCGTCGTGCTTCAGCTTCCTCGAGCTTTCGAGCGATTTCCCTACCCATTCCTAGAACCTCTCCACGGAGTTCGCGAACAAGTGCTTTGACCTCATTTGTTATCCCTCCGCCTTCACTCACGCTGGCTTTCACTCGCTTGAGGATGCTAAGGACATCCTCCGTTATAGCGTTGGATGGCATAGGCGAGCCATCTCTATCTACCACATTCGCCAACTGATCGGATCCTTCCATTGACGCGTCAATCCCAGTGTTATCACCCAGCGCTCTCGACTTTACAAGGGCGCGGCTATTTGAGCTCTCCTTGACCACGTTAAGGATCTCTTCCAGCATTTTGAGCATTGGGCCATCGGTGTTTTTATCTCCTGAGTTAGACTTCATGCCCTCGACGAGTTGTAAGAGCTGTTCTTGCCCTTCTTTCGTCGCCATTTCTCTTAAAACCTTTTCGAGGAGCGCAATACTTGCAGATCCGTCCGTGGAAATGGCTGGTGATCCTGTCAGCTCCCTTTCCATAGCCGCAGCAAAGCTACTTGGACTAGGCATGCGCGGTAGGGAATAACTCTTTCTCGAGCTTGGAGACGAGTCTCTATTGTCGATCATGTAAGAGCTTGTATTAGGATGTACGGATGACCGAGAATTGTTTTCTGCTTCAAAGATTTTCGAGGACAGATTTGAGGCCAACTCCTTCAGGCTCTTTCGAATATCCTCGTCCCGTGCGTTCGTTGCAGCCTTCAGGCTGACAAGGTCGGTAGCGTTATCCTTGCTTCGGCGACTTAACTGGGCCATTTCCTGCTGCAAAGAGGTCGCAATGCTGGTCAAGCTGATGATTTGCGCAGAGAGAGCTTCAATACTCTGAGGCTGCTGCTTCGAAGGGGTATTTGCGCTGGTGGTGAGAGCCGACTGGGGCAGATCAATGTCGATAGGCACTTGCATATTTTGCAGCGCAAGCATGGTAGCAGAAGGGGGAGTGTTTTCTCCGAGAATGGGCTTCGACAAGTATCGGCTCGACGGTCGATGAGTTGGAGATTCACGCCCGGATGGAGTGGAATTGCTTGATCGAGTTTGTTTCTTCTCTGGAGTTCTATTTTCCGGCTCATAAACACTGGCACGATGCGCCTTCTCTGGTGATCTCCTTTCGAGGTAAGAAGCAAATTCTCGGCTATTTGTCGTTGCATTTTGGAATGACTGCATGCGCTTGTGATATTGGCCCTTGATAAGAGACTTTTCTGGAGAAGGCTTAAGCGGCATTGGATTGACCGTGTATGCACTTGGAGTGTTGTCATAGCTTTTCTCTACAagtgcagcagcagcagcctgTATAGTCGCGGAAGCATTTGCTCTTGTTTTGGGGCTGCCAGAGCCTGGATTCAATGGCAACGGCGGAGGCGCTCTATCGGGGTCGGCGCTATCCCACCTGCAGTTTGCCCATCAGTCTCAATTGATCCCGCTACTATAGAGCAAGAAAAGCTACGAGGTAGATAAGAATCGAACTTCACATACATTGGGATATGGGGACGGCCTGTTTCGGAGATCGAGTGGTggtgacgatgatgatgacctTTGAGCACCAGCTCGCGGTCTGAATAGCCCTCTCGTTCGTTGGAGGCCATTGCTAAACTGTGTAGATgaaaaagggcaaaaaaCGTCGCAAATGTACAATTACTCAAAGGACTTCGTTAATCATTAAAAACAAGAACATAAAAAACCAAATAACGCCAGCGATTATGATCACGCAGCTATCATGGCAAGAGAGTAGCGATGGCAGAGGATGGAGGATGGAGGATGGAGGTTGATGTATGCAGCCGAGAAGAGCTAGTTATGGGCAGGAAGCGGAAGGAAGGAAGTAACAAAGGGTGGACCATGCAGTAAACAATCACACAGGCGCAAAACACAATCGCCGCAGGACGCAAAAGCCGCTGGCCAGGAGAACAACGCCTGCGACTCGCCCAGAGCTTTTTTGGGCAGCTGCGACTGACATGGCAACTGCCAACTGCATGGCAACAAGCCGTCATTGGGCGTCGCAGGTAAACAAACAGGGATACGGCGGCGCTTTTCCTCAGTTGCCAGAGCGATGGGCTTGTTGAGTGGCTGGCCAGGGCAGGCGGCGCTAGTCCTGATGGAGAAACTATCCTAATAAGGCTAGGCGTGGTTCTCGATAAGCGGGCCAATCAGCAGTCGGCACACAACCAAACCGCCCCAAATCTCACACTGTCGTTCACCTCGAATTTTGTCAGTGGTCGACCCTCAACAGGCGTGCGGAAAAGTCGACAAGTTCACGCTCTCTCAACCAAACGCCATCCAGAGCTTGCCGGTCGGACCTTTTGAAAAATGAAGTGTACGTTGATTTTTATCCCCTCCGCCATAGGCTTGGACTGTGTCCTCGGGCGATGCTGACTTGAGGCGCATTCTAGTCATGAAGGTTGGCCGTGTGGCCATCATCACCAGAGGGCGATATGCCGGAAAGAAGGTACGATACGATTTTTCATCGCATTGAATTTGCCAACGAGGAATTTGTTGTTTTTGTCCCGAGCGCGGCGTCAATTAGGGAAGAAGTTAGAAATCAAAGAATCGAAGAAATTAGCCAGAGCGATATACAGATTTGGAACTCTTTGGATTTGGAGAATGGGCGGGAAAGAGGGAGGAGAGCAAAAACCACAAAAAGGGACAACATCGAAGCTGACGATATGCACTTTTTGCGCACCTTTTCCAGGTCGTGATCATCCAGCCATACGACGCCGGTTCCAAAGCCCACCCTTTCCCATATGCCCTCGTTGCCGGTATTGAGCGCTACCCATCCAAGGTCACCAAGAGAATGGGTGCCAAAAAGGTCGCCAAGCGCAGCAAGGTCAAGCCATTCATCAAGACCGTCAACTACAACCACCTGATGCCCACCCGCTACACACTTGAATTGGAGGGATTGAAGGGTGTCGTCACAAACGATACATTCAAGGAGGTGTCACAACGGGAAGAGGCTAAGAAGACAGTGAAGAAGGCTCTGGAGGACCGCTACACAAGCGGCAAGAACAGATGGTTCTTTACTCCTTTGCGTACGTCTTATCTTCCCATCTGTTTGGCTCCTCATGTCTTCTGGCATTGGGACCCCGCAGATTTTAATCGCCCGGTTCACTGACAACTCTGGTAGGATTCTAAATGCGTTTTCTCGTTTCATTTTCTAATGGGATGGTTCTGGTTGCTATGAAACCTTTGCGTCTTTTATGCATAGATACGCCATAGCGAAGAGGGAGTAAAACAAAATGGAATCCATGCATATCAGGCAATGGCTTGATGAACTTACACAAAATCCAATTTGTGCACCACTTTTCGAGGGATGAAGCGCTGGGATTAGGACTCAAAAAAAGGATTCCGGTTACCTGTCACAAAATGGAATCGCCATGTTGACAGTTCCCGGTTGTATGTATTCTTTGGACAACAGCTATCCTCAATCCCCGTGGAGATTGGATATCAATAAGTATCCATTGAACTCCCCTTATCAGCTAAGTTCATCAGGCCAACTGGTCGCAAACCTCGTTAAATCGGTCCTTCGCTTCCGTTGATGCATCATCAAAGCTCACTATCACGACATGCACAGCTCATTCCCCCAAATTAGCACCCGGTTCCCGTATGATACCGAATACTACCAAAATTAGACAAAAAGAAGCCCGCCAGCGGCCCACTTCTCGCATTTCTGAAGTAACTTTTGCATTACGGATTCCAACTTTCTTCCAATTTAGCAACATATTACCCTTATCAATCGGCCTGATATCCAGGGTTGATAGTCCACAAGCAACCCATTAGACGCAACGGGGTGGGGACCAGTGCGGATCACCACATTATCACATGAATTCTCTTGCTACACGTGAATGGATAGATAGCAAGCAACGATGTGAGGACGGAGATAGTGTCAGCCAGAAAAGAAGCCATGTAGATACCAAAATACGTGTAGCGATCCTATTTCTCGTAGTAGTTATCCGATTTGCTTATCGAGCCATCCTTGCACGCGATTGATGCTTGATACAACCTATCTCTTCAGCTGCTTCAGAGACTGATGAGCAATCATGCAATTAATCGCAATCTCAGCCTTCTCTTGCGCGGAAGGCCAGCTATACTTTGTCACCGTCATCCACCCCTTGTTGATTCCTTCCATCGCGGATTACACGATAGCGAACATCGTCATTAGCGGATACCATACATGCACATGTAATGCATGTGCATACAAGGCACGCAGGACGGAGGACCCTTAGTCAAAATCACAACAACGTTTGATCGACACTTAAATCGCATCCTCTGCAGGTCAAGCAGAGTAAGTCAGGACGCCGTCCAAGCTCGGATAACCTAGCATCTTCGCCCACTTCCATCGCAACAGGCGGTTCCGAGTCCCGGTCTAGCCCAAGAGGACCACAATGCAATATGGATTCAAAATGGGAAGCCAGAAGCCTGATAGGTGCGTGGTTCGTCGTTGGCACAGTGTGTACCCTGAGGATGCACGTACGTTGGAGCACATTTGAATAATAAGTGCAAGGTAGGTGGCTATTTTAACCCCCCCGCCCAAACGACATCCCCGACACCATGTTCCGCTCTTCGAACAACGAGTGTGGCCATGGCACCCATTGGCCCATCAACGGTCGTATTCCTGGAGGGCTTTGCTACTCGCTAGAATCAACTATATTCCACCAGGGATCACGGCTTCTGGCCCATTCCTCCGCTTTTGCAACCCGAACTGTTATTTCAGGAGTTAATGAGAGCAACGCTATCTGTCTCAAGAACGGCCAATGATGAAAGTAGACAGGAGGGAAAGCTGAAAATTGACAGGGTCAAATCGCCTGTCTACACGTAATGAAGTGGTTTGTCCAATTGTCTCCAACGCCCCCAAGAAGCTCTAGAGCGAACGGCAACGACTACCATGGCATACCCTCCTCCAcctctccttttctccaGGCTTTTCTCCAAACTCAAATTTTGCTCGAAGCTACGGGCAGTGGAATATCGGCAAGGAAGAAGCGTTGGAAGAGTATTTGGCAGATCGGTGAAAACTGCTGTTTATAGACCAGTGGGATACATTAATAATCCCCGGAATTCCACATTAGATTCCACGGCAGGACGAGAAATGGCGGAACACCGACGGCCCTGCTGGGTGGCAGTTGAACCATATGAGGCAATCGCCAAGGGGTCTAAAATCATATCCCTCTTGCTTCTGCGGTTTCGCATCACCTGGTAACTTCGAAAAGGGCCTTCTCTAGCAAAAGagcacacacacacactctctctctctctgacTCTCTGATAAAAAGTGGAAAGCGTTGGATACATATCTACCCTGGGGATCCAGTAACACATAATCCTTTCAACTGTCAATTCGGAAAGTCAAACAGGCTTAAGCCGGGGCAGCTCTATACTCCGGTTCATAATCCACTAGATTGAGATAGATTGAGATAGGAGATAGCGGAATATGCAAAGATGGTGTAATAGAGCCATAGCTGTCCATCCCCGCAAGATATTATACGCAGGTATCTTCAGCAGACAGCGGTAAGAGTAGTATCTTCCAGGTACATCCGTACCCCATGACTGGCATGGGTATCCTGCCAATCTTTCCGAGTGTATCTTCCAATCCCGATAACGTGGCCCCGGACACGAAGCAAACTCGTTTTGGGTAACCAGAGAAGCGATGGGAAACTTGATAGAACGGCCTCCGTTGCCCTGTCAGGGAAGCAGGGGGCGTAGGAGTTAACGCACATCCAACACACTGCATAgcaaaagagagagagagagagagctgTGGCCACGCCAAATGACAAATTAAGCCGGGCGGTGCGTGCAGGTGGCCAGAGCTCGAGCCACAGGGTTTTGCGCCATATGTCCAAGTCCCGCTTACATCATCCACATTCACATGCCAGGCCGTCCCGCTTGGCGTTGAGCCTCCCAAGCTTTTCCTGAAAGAGGGCGGGAAATGAATCAGCGTGGATGGATGGCTTGAGCGAGTCAGCACGCAAAGGTCTTGAGCAATCGGCGGCCCAGAGCCAGCCGCTGCCCAGTGGCATCGTATGCTCGCTGGCATATGCATGGATTGCATCATCCAGCTCGATAACGCGGTCGAGAGTTTTCGCTCTCCCAACGAGCCGCATGTACCTAGTCAACCCAGTGACTTTCACATGCCAGCAACCGCACGCTCTCAGTGGCCAGGCCCAGGGGATCGCCAAGGATCGTTGCTCGTCCCGTCGCCATGATTCGCTCTCAGAGCACTCCCACGGTCTCGAAGCAGCAGCAAAAGCAGGGCTCTGGATTGTCCACAGAGTTGCAGCGAGCGGAGAAGGGGGGGGTGTGGAAGCTTTCCAATTACACGCCCATCGCTCCCGATATCATGGATACATCCCGACCTTGCTGCTGCTAGGCGAGAGCTGCCGAACCTAGCCTGCCTCTCCCGACAACCTTTTTCGCCGCCGCCCTGTTTCGTAGATAAGCTCGTCCTATATATGTAGTCCCTGTTCCCATCCGCTCTCCTGCTCCCTTTCATCGTCCATCCCTCGTGCTCAATCCGTCGATCTGTACTCTGATCACCCCGTGCTAGAGCAGACAAAGAGACTCTTCCTGTCCGAAATCATCATCGCCTCTCCAGTCTGCTTCCTGACAACCTCGATCCAGTCGAACCTATCTTGTGCTGGTGTAAATCAATCCATACACTCATTCTCTACCTTTTTCATCCCATGCCACACGCAGAAAAAGACGTCATGGGCGAGCCAGTTGTCAACGGAGATCACCCTCAATCCCAATTCATCAACGTACGTGAATCCCATCCCACCCCATAAGGCCCGAAAAAGCATTCTTACTGACTCCCGTCTCCAGCACCTCGCCTCATATCCCTTCGTCTCCGGATCCCTCGAGAACATAAAGGCCAATCCCTACGGCCAGAAATCGCTCGAGCTCGCCGACCAAGGCTACTCCCAGTTCGCCAAACCTTTCCTCCCCTACCTCGCCAAACCGTACGGCTACGTAGCCCCGTACGTCTCCAAAGCCGACGAGCTCGGAAATGAGGGCCTCAACCGCATGGACAGCACCATCCCCGCCGTCATCCACGCCTCGGAGAATATCAAAGAGACCATCAGAGGATACGTCTCTGCCCCTTTCCGCCTTGCGGAGGACGGGAAGGGCTACGTTCTCGAGACCTATTCGTCTGAGCGAAATGCGGTCGGAGACGGTTCCTTCTCGCGCAGCAAAGCTGCTGTTTCAACTGGCCTAAGGCTCACCGCGGATTCCTGCCTGTGGCTTCGGGGATACCTGATCCCTGAAGCGAAAACCAACGAGGCCGCGAAGAACGGAAAGCCTCGTCGAAACGGCGAGAAGGCCAAGCCTGCCAAAAGTTGATTGACCATGGCGTCTTCACATATCTACATTCTGGTTTTGTACCTCGTCGTCCTCGCTGTCTGGGTTGGATTTATTTAGAACTTCATGGTCTAGATTGCAAAATCTGAGTGTACTGGGATCTGGTTTgtattcctttttttcttttttcttttttagcTGGCTTGAGTTTTGCAATCGCTTCTTGTCTCCGGTTAGTTATCTGGGCTgggttccttttttttctttttttctttttctttcttttttctttttttggagtgcaagaaaaaaaaagtcatCGAAACATATCATCCCATCTTCAATCCATTCGTTCTTCTTTCATCTTTCAACAGTTATCGCCCTTTCTAGTCGAGAACCCCTTTCCCGCCTCTCCCTATCagtatgtatgtactatACAACTCCCCTGGGCGGCTTAAATTGGTATCCAATTCTAATTCATTTCGTTCAATTGTCCCTGTTTCTAAACTCCACAGCCATTACAATCATTTTGCTCTtgtggaaaaaaaaaaaaaattttttaaaATAGATAAATGTTGATATCACTTCGAGTCAGCATGTGATAGTGGGGCTGATGATCTCATGGCGTCCGGGCAGTAAGCCCACACGCCAAAGCACGGAATCAAAAAAGCTCTAATCATCAACTCTTGGCCCTAAAATCGCACAGCTTGATGATTtaggagagagagaaagcaACAAAAGGgaagcaaaaaaaataaattaaaaattgacagcaaagTATAAGTACATATATGGAgtaaaatcaaaagaatacACTGTACAGAGAACAGAGTAAACAATAACAATGTGTCATTCCTTTCTTATCCCAGCTGCAGGTGCATTTAATTACAGGTTACACAGAGAGGAGGACGGAGAGTATGCATGTtgtgtacagagtacggagtagtcaatacaacaacaagaaaaagcCGCGGGACAACCTGCACAGGGCAAAAcgtaaaaaaaaattccttcCCTGCACCTTATCAGTAATGGGCCTTTCCTTAGTACATTTTCATATCCCGGAAAATCTACCAGACTAGGCGTAAGCATTGCAATTGAGAGCTGGGTTTTGCATGATGCAGAAACGTTTGGGTCACAGAAGGTTCCCTAACTTGTTTGACGGGCATTGAGCTTGTACCTAGGTAAAAGAGCAAATACGGTAGCTACCTTGTATGCTCCGTACCTGGCTTGATACCTGCGAGTTAATCACGGCGAAATGGGAACAAAAGGGAGGGCCCGTAGGCCGATTCCCCAGAGCAATGGGGAGCTGTCAGTTAAACGATAATgtgaggggaaaaaaaaaggtcaccTTTCCACCAGCTTAAGCGACGCATTCAAAATATAGTTATACATATTTGCTATCATGAGCTGCACACAAGCGCAACTTATACCGAGCTTCAAGGGAAAAGACCAGATGTCCAAAAATAGAATCTGAGACAGACTTTTGCCACGGTTCATCCATGGCTTTTTAACCTGTTGTTCCAGGAAAGGTATATGAGACCAATGGGCCTTTCTCTCGGTTCCATCCGGGACTAGGTACGGGTTAGAAATCATATGACAAAGCATCGTGTTAGCCTTGGATGATGATACGGTGAAACATGAGAGCATCGCATAAAGGGCTTCCTTCCTTCGCCGCCGGTTACTCTCCATGAACACCGTAATCCGAACCCAAGGTCCTCAACTTCGCTTCACACGAAGCAAAGGGAGATGGAATCATTGCCATGCTGCGGCGCAAGGCTATCAAGGATATCCACCTGTAGATGTCAGCAAGGAAGATAAGCAAGGCGCAATTATTATACTTCGATAGGATGCACGAGACCACAACAACAAGCCTCGACATTCAAAAGCTTCGTTCCAGGTGGCGTGGTGTAATTTGATAGACAGACATGGAGGGAGGCCCCAAGAAGTTTCTCATCATCGGAGCCCGATAAATTCCCCTCCATGCTTCTATTTAGCTGGGTAGATTGAAATGGGTCAAGCCCGGCCGCCGAAGTCCAAGGTCCACCGATTATTCGGAAATCCTGTTCCCAGTGCTTTGATGCGATGCATCGGGCTATACAGCGCGAGCTCTCCAAATTCTCTTCAACACGATCGTGAGCCGTCATCCTCCCTTTTAGCCTTGGAACAAAGTTTCCGAAAATCGGCAATGGCGGAGGGGCGGTGCAAGGCAGTCTTATGACTTTTCGAATATTCGATGCTTCTTCTCCCAAAGTTGACGAGTAAGGGTCCAGATAGCAGGTGTTATGGCCCGGGGGTTAGGCGCTTCGACGAAGCACAGCCACTTTGTGAAGGAGATGTGCGGAGTCAAGGCATCCTGCTGGGAGGATTCGTTGAGGGGGCCAGTGAGCGATCTCTCTCACAAGACATGACGAGCAGTTCAAACCGGCGACGCAAGAATAATAATGAGCTGGTCGTAGAGTAGAAGTAAGTTCAAGTAAACCAGGGATTTTGAGAGCAGCGAGACGGATAGAGACGGGAGAGCAGCCAGGAAGCGAGATGGTTCGTTTCACAAGGCGGCGGAAGAGCCAAGCGGCTGTGGAGAACTGGCATGGCTGACAGTTTCGCTTCCCCAGAACCCCCTCTCCCAACCCTTTTAAGGCTTCACGCGGTCGGTGGTTGTTTGTCAAGCTCGATTTTGTCGCAGCTTTCTGCGCATATATTTTACGAGTATCCCGCTCTTTCTGCCCACGTATTCAACCGGATACGCGTTTCTTGGGTCCATAGCAAGGTTCCGACCCCGAACCCTCTATTTTTTGTATATCCAATTTCGCTTGTTAGCCCTTTGTTCGTTcccttcatcttcttcgacCAACAGCAATCCAAATTATTTACCCCCATTTCACATTATTCATTAAATAATAATTTAAAGTCGCGTTGCACTGTCGATATGGATATGGAAAATACAAATTTCGGCCCCCAGAGCAACAGTAAAGCTCCAGCTGCGAGTCAGGAGCCTTCGCATGCCGCGCTCAAGGCTGGCGCCCAACCCGGCAGCGCTGGGGGTGAAATCATCACTGTCCAGCCCGCTCGTCTCGAGGATCTCCAGCCAAGCTACGCTCAGATCTTGAACCATCCCACCCAGAGCGCTGCGGGCCACGGATGGTATGCCGCAATTAGTAGGTGTTCCTGATGCATATACGCGCGCCAGAGCGCCCCAGCTACCGTGACTTACCTGCTCTGTTCTCCCTCAGTTCACGGCCTTGGTGAATTTCTCGGCTGTCTTGGTGCCATTCCgtgctgcttgtgctgcCCCAACCCCTTCAGGCCCGTGGACCAAGGACAGGTCGGCCTGGTAACCAAATTCGGCCGTTTCGAACGCGCCGTCGATCCGGGCCTCGTTAAAGTCAACGTCCTCAGCGAGAAATTGAAGACAATCGACGTCAAAATCCAAATTGTTGAGGTCCCGCGCCAGGTTTGCATGACCAAGGATAATGTCACCTTGCATCTGACGTCTGTCCTCTATTACCATGTCGTCTCTCCGCACAAGGCCGCCTTCGGCGTCGCGAACGTCCGCCAGGCCCTCATCGAACGAACTCAGACTACCCTGCGACAGGTGGTTGGTGCTCGTGTCCTGCAGGATGTTATTGAGCGTCGGGAGGAAATTGCCCAGTCTATTCGGGAAATTATCGACGACGTGGCCACCGATTGGGGTGTTAAGGTTGAATCCATGCTCATCAAGGATCTCATCTTCAGCGATGAGCTGCAGGAATCTCTGTCCATGGCCGCTCAGTCCAAGCGCATCGGTGAGAGTAAGGTCATTGCTGCCCGTGCAGAAGTCGAGGCCGCCAAGGTACGccccctttctttctttctttattttttatttttatttttatttttccttttttttcctacGTCGTCTTTGAATCTATTTCTCTACCTCCAATCTAGAAACTTTGGCACTAACACGTTGCCGTTAGCTCATGAGAGCCGCCGCCGATATCTTGTCCTCTGCTCCTGCTATGCAAATCCGCTATTTGGAGACCATGCAGCAGATGGCCAAGACCTCCAACTCTAAAGTCATCTTCCTGCCGGCCCCAAATCAAACCATGGCACAGATTCAGGATTCCCTCAACGAGGCTGAGAGGACTGGTGAAGGCCCAAGCCATTATAGCAACCCGTTTGATACCCAGACAAACGATGGGTTTCAGCAAGCCATGAACGCCCGAGTTGTTGAGCATATCTAAACTGATTCGTCTTTTCCCCTTCCACCCAGGCGCTGTAGTTGCAGGATAATACCTTAATTGTTTGCGATACCCTCCCCGATGCTTTTGCGGTACTCTAATTTTATTCTTTGTGTATACTTCACAGAATGTTGTCTACCCAATGTTTGTGATGGTGTTGGCAACTTTCAATAATTATCTTCTCTGATGGACTCTTTTGCTAGGCTGTGGGGAACAGAGCATGTTGCCCTAATTCATAATGTAAATAGGGAAGCACATGACTATATTGATGGCTTTGGTAGAAGGATACTTAACGGAATCAGTCCATCTACACAACCTTCCAAGAGATATGCTATTATGTGAAGGCCAGGTTAGGAGTAATGACCAGGCCCCCGCGCGCTCCCTTCCGTAGCATCCGGTCACCCACGGCACCTAAGCAGCATGTTGCCGGGCAGGGCGTCCGATAGGTTTCCGTGCTTGCAAATAGCCCTGAGCTTCATACTTTGGCACGGTCACCTAGGTCTTCATCTCTTTTTTAACAATTACAAGTCACAAACCGGCAACAGCGACCCAACCTTTCCAAGTCCGATCCCAAGCTCAAGTTAGGAGAGACTGTCTTATGCAATGATGAATCATTTCAAGCGGATGATGCTCCAGATCTTCAGGAGGCCCTGGAAGTCACTGCTCTTTCGCAGCAGTATACTAAGCAGGGATCTAACTCAGCAAGCAATAGCATCTACACTGCTCTATCTGGCGCCTTGAGGAATGAGAAGGTTCTTTGAGGTCGCTTTGTGTGTGTAGTGGCGCAGCTCAACAATGGGATTGCTGTGAAGCTTGGCCCCAATATATCGCTAACATAGACATCACGGTTCATATTCAAACCCATTCAGCAGACATTCCAGTCCCTCAGTCTCTGGGTGCACTCTCTTTCAACATAGCCTGTATGTTCATGAATCCCATAGGCTATCGAGGGCTGTTTTCTGGACAGACTCTGAAGAGTCTAAGATCAACTGGATATTATCTTGGAAAGCTCCAATTGCTGCTATTACCATCTCACTATCTTGGTGGTGGAAATCCATCCTGGCGCATAGACTGCGGAATGTGGGAACGCGTAGCTCTGAGTGCATGAGGAATGAGTCAAGTTCACCGGTCTTCTTCCCTGTGGTAATACTCAGTCTAACATGGAACCATATGTTTAAATCTGTTAGACCTGTGCTCCAAGAGAATCATT includes:
- the RPL27B gene encoding 60S ribosomal protein eL27 (EggNog:ENOG410PNDR~COG:J~BUSCO:15491at33183), yielding MKFMKVGRVAIITRGRYAGKKVVIIQPYDAGSKAHPFPYALVAGIERYPSKVTKRMGAKKVAKRSKVKPFIKTVNYNHLMPTRYTLELEGLKGVVTNDTFKEVSQREEAKKTVKKALEDRYTSGKNRWFFTPLRF
- a CDS encoding uncharacterized protein (EggNog:ENOG410PPWZ~COG:S~BUSCO:14245at33183) is translated as MPHAEKDVMGEPVVNGDHPQSQFINHLASYPFVSGSLENIKANPYGQKSLELADQGYSQFAKPFLPYLAKPYGYVAPYVSKADELGNEGLNRMDSTIPAVIHASENIKETIRGYVSAPFRLAEDGKGYVLETYSSERNAVGDGSFSRSKAAVSTGLRLTADSCLWLRGYLIPEAKTNEAAKNGKPRRNGEKAKPAKS
- a CDS encoding uncharacterized protein (EggNog:ENOG410PHPJ~COG:C~TransMembrane:1 (o68-86i)~MEROPS:MER0192051~BUSCO:9711at33183), with translation MADSFASPEPPLPTLLRLHAVGGCLSSSILSQLSAHIFYEYPALSAHVFNRIRVSWVHSKVPTPNPLFFVYPISLVSPLFVPFIFFDQQQSKLFTPISHYSLNNNLKSRCTVDMDMENTNFGPQSNSKAPAASQEPSHAALKAGAQPGSAGGEIITVQPARLEDLQPSYAQILNHPTQSAAGHGWYAAIIHGLGEFLGCLGAIPCCLCCPNPFRPVDQGQVGLVTKFGRFERAVDPGLVKVNVLSEKLKTIDVKIQIVEVPRQVCMTKDNVTLHLTSVLYYHVVSPHKAAFGVANVRQALIERTQTTLRQVVGARVLQDVIERREEIAQSIREIIDDVATDWGVKVESMLIKDLIFSDELQESLSMAAQSKRIGESKVIAARAEVEAAKLMRAAADILSSAPAMQIRYLETMQQMAKTSNSKVIFLPAPNQTMAQIQDSLNEAERTGEGPSHYSNPFDTQTNDGFQQAMNARVVEHI